The window GAAAGCAGCAGCTGTATCACAGGCAATGACTTTTCATGGTGCATTGGACGGGACAGCCATGGTTTCGAAGCATGGCACTCTGATGTCAAAACGTCTCTCGAAGAGGAGAATTTTCACAAGATTGGATGCTACATAGACTATGAAAAGGGGTTTCTGGCCTTTTATGGTATAGCTGAGTCTATGAAACTTCTTAATAAATGTACTGTTAGCTTCCGGGAGCCATTATATCCTGTCTTTTGGCTCTCTAAGAAGGACAATGCGGTTGTTCTAGTTAAGCCAGGATCAAGTTCAGAcatacaacaataaaataaaccatgtaaaaaaaataatttaattagtaCTCAAAAGTGACTGTATAAGTAATTTAGAACTGTACTTAATTATAATGTTATCTTAAGTTTCATttaacatttcattcatttaacaTTCAGATCAAATAAAGATCCTAATAAAGAATCctaataaagattttaaaaaattcttgcAATTACTGTACTGGAATAAGcaacaaacaaaattttttaatcaCACCGTGCTATTTCATTATGCAATTTTATGTATGGCTTTACGTCTTACATTGCAACAACATGTGAAGGAGTGACAGGAGTATCACATTAAATCAGCATCATGCATTAAAGTCAGTTTCATCATACACAGGATTGACAAAGTGCACACCTGAATGTGTTAAAGTGATACCACCCAGACTCTCTGTTCCATACAGCCCAGGGATCTCTGGGTTTTGCTTCTCAAACATGGGGTTATCAAAATTATGATCTAGAGGCCCACCCAGGTCTCCAATCTCACTACTCTTCCTCCAGCTACTCAACCGGGGTAAACGTGGCACTCTGAGCATTCCCCGGCGTTGAAGAACTATAAACAGAGCCAGGAAAGCCACCAAAGCCAGAATACCCAGGATAATCCCAGTCACCTCTCCACCACTTAATCCAGATACATCACCACTACTTGCTCCTGACGATCCATAAAAGTCTGCACTGTCTATGCCCAGGTGAGAACCTTGGTCAGCAATGTCCTTCAGTATATCCCGAGCAAGAGCCTCAGCTAGCTTTCCAGACTGTGAACCAGTATTTTCCTCCAGGAGAACCACCTGAATCACTTGGGTGTTCCCATAAGGAATGATTTGCATCAGTCTCTGAGGTTTTAATACTTTTGACAAAGCCATGTGAATAGATTTATACTTAGACAAGCTGAGAAAGAGGTGCTGTAGTCGCTGACGGTACGATTCGAGGCCAAAGGTTTTAGAGAAATGAATAGTCACGATGGCACCACATACATAACAGCAGTGCCCCACTGGCTCCAAGGGTTTCTTGCAGTGCAGAGGTGGACACGTGACCTTTGAGCAGATCAAGTCATGGTTACCtgaattttcacacacacaaccagtgATATCACCGCAGGCTGATCCACTGACACTGACTGCTGAAGATCCATGAAACTGCAGCTTCCCGAGTTGGGAACTAGCGTACTGTGTGAAGTCAGAGTTGTCATGGAATTTCTTCCCCAGCACTGACACACTCTTCACAGAAATGCTTCCATCATGTGCTGAGAGTTTCACACGGAAAGAAGAGCCAGCCCGGAACACTACATCATCATGCTGGCAAGGTACAGCCTCATCATCGACGGAGAAGATATAGGGCCCGCTCTGCAGGTCATCTAACGAGGAAGCCGCCTTCCATAGAGCAGGATCGAACCACTCCAAAGAGTCAGGGTCTTTAAAGGTTTTTGTGCTGCCTGTCCCACAGCTAGGATCCTGACCTTCTCTAATGGAAAAACCAGAACCTGAGGCCAGAATAAACTCTCCTTCCACAGGCAGAAACATTTCTGAAAGTGTATGCGCTCCCTCCACATACACTGCTACCTTGCCATGGGGTGGAAATATCACTTTGTCACTTCCACAAGGCACAGAACCTTTGTCCCAGTTTGTCGCATTTTCGAAGTTGGTGTCTGGAACCCATTGCTTGTAGAGTGCACACGCCGAACTGAGCATAGAGAGCAAAATAAAAAGGTCTTGTTTGGTTGCCATCATGACTGAGTATGAAATGAGACATAAGGAAATCTGGACCTTTGGTCTCTCAGTAAGCCGTGTGACTATCACATGAAACACTAAAACTTGGTAATGAGAATTCCTTACAGCAATTTAGTCAGTCAAATATTTACCACAGTTAACATGAAACAGACAGAATCCTGGagatcagctttttttttgttatgttatcCTAAAACCAAAATGTGCCCTAGAAAATTCATGGAATATTTGAAAAGGGTCCACAGACTGAACTGAGCTATTTATCATGAAACTTTAAAGGTAGTTTAGTAAGTTTTAACTATTTTGATATTACTTTGATCAAGAGTTATGACAAGCAAATCACATGCACTAGAATGGATCCATGGTCTGTGTCGTGGAGTCAACCGGTATACCATTTGCATCAGTTTTACTGGATGTGGTATGGAATGTGTAGTTAGAGCATGAGATTTACAACTCTGATAATATATGGAAATATGATGGGCAGTGTTATGTTGTTCACATTTAATTACTGTATTGGAATTAATACTTGAATACTAACTGTATTCATCCAATGAAATAAATTGGTTCCAATAAGGTCTTTTTAATTCAGCAAAAATTAGcttttataagattttttttccagttccCGCCATGTGCTTATTtttacaggtaaaaaaaaaaaaccctggttAAAAAATTTTGAGAACACCTGAGCCAAAGGTCAGACAAGAACACGCAGTACGCAGTCTGCCCCAGTTTGTACAAGAAGACTATTAATTTctttacaaataattaaaacatgccTAATAAAGTTGAAAATCAGTGATTTTAAAGATGTGATATAGGAAGTTGGCCACTTTATAAGGAACACCCATTCTGCTGCTTATACCCAATCAGTTGGTTTGGTGCTTCTAATAAATTGGCTGGTCAGCGTATATGTAACCATCCTTTCATGAACCATCTatgtctttaaaacaaaacaccatAAAACCATCAAATATCATAATTTAAatgacaaattttaaaaatcagtttGATTTTCCCCCATTAGGGTTCACCACAAATTTGTCTCCATTCAACTCTGCTTACCACATCTTCCTTCGTCACTCCAACCTCCTGCACGTCCTTcctcaccacatccataaacctcCTTTTGTgtcttctccttctcctcctgcctggcagctccatctctaacattctTCTCCCAATATACCCCTCATCCCTCCTTTGCACATGCccaaaccatcttaatctgGTATCTCTAAATTGTCCCCAACCAATCCTACCTGCACTGCCCCTCTAATACACTGATTCCtaatcctgtccattcttgtcGCTCCCAAAGCAAATCGCAGCATCTTCAACTCTGCCACCTCCAAATGGTACAACATTGTTGGACTTACTACCATCCTGTAAACTTTCCCTTTCATTCTTGCCAATACCTTTCTGGCACAGATCACTCCTGCTACTTGTCTCCACCTATTCCCCCCTGCTTGCACGCCCTTCTTCACTTCTCTACCACACTCCCTATTGCTTTGGACAgttaagtttaaatatttaaactgctctaccttctttacctctacTCCTTGCAACTGCCCCTTTCCCCCACTTTcttactcatttacacacatcacCTCTCTACCTGAGGCGGTTATTGTTAACCTGGGCCGCAACCGATCCAGTATGGTAATCTTTTTTATAATCCACATACTTATTTTGTGACACAACCCTCCTCATTTATTCAGGCTTTGGACAAACTCTAAAACTACACTGGTGCAAACTTAGTGGTTGAGTTAGGTCAAAAGGCTTCATATAAAGTTCACGTCATAATGTAATTTTAGTGACAGTAGCATGGtttttggtgccagatgggctggtgtGAGGTATTCAGAAACTTGTGATCTGGgatttttcacacaaaacagaacagtgtaaaaaataacaaaaatatctaATGAGCATCTAATGAGTTGGGGCAGAATGGTTTGAGCTGGTTTGTAGACTATGGTAACTCAAATGATCACTCTTTAAAACTGTTAAGCAGAAAGGCATTTCAGAATGCCTTCAGAAACACAACAAACCTTAAGGTGGATTGGTTGCAAAAGAATTGGACACAGCAACCTTAAAAGCACTTTATTTATAGTAAGTAAACACTCAGTGGGACTCTGTGAGGAATGCCAGGAAAGTAGGACTGTCAAGCATGTATTGTCTCATGCAGGAAATATATACAAGAGAGGTTAGATATGGAAGCACAGCTTCAGGAACTACAGAGAGTTGAAGGTAATGTTAAGAGAAACATGTAATGTTTTTGACGAAGACTGGACTGAAAAGGACAGGGAAGCtcaggaaagagaaagaaggtAGTGGTGATGCAACCTGCAGAACCATAACTAGATGCTGAGTGGTACTGAGAGGAAACGTGTCGAGAAGAATGAGTGTGTGGGAGTACCCGATAAAACAGATGAAGAACTTAAGACACAGAACAAGTCAAGACAAGATCAGGGAAGGAGGCATTAAACGTTTTAATAAGAGTTCGACTGGAAATTCTGCTTTAAGTAGCCAGGAAGATGAGGGAGAATAagaaacaacaaagaagaagaagatcacAGCAGTCATCAGATTCCCATTCTGTCACCCTGCAATGCAAAGCCGAGGCAACAGTGGATttagttgaagactggaaaaacatTCTTctacttctttgtctttcggtcGCCAtcgcctccatctaaccctatcctctacCTGCTCTTTTTCCAATCTTCAGTCATACGGTTTCAATACACTTGGTGGAAGTGCAACGATTTACTGTTCTGATTGCAGAGTAtttgttcctaataaagtggcctgTCAGCGTATACGTAACCATCTTTTCACGAAATATTcatgtatttaaaacaaaacagcataaaatattgtaattataattaaaaaaaaaagctttgtacaaataaaatttttgaacTTAAAAAGCAGTGCTTGAAAAGAAGTGTACTGAACCAAAACTATTGGCGATATCACATCACAGATAGACCGTTTATACACGTacactacatagtgcactatcACGCCCTCGCCTAAAACCTAAATATGGCGGAAGAACTGAAGCgatttgagattcagccttCCTGCTAGAAAACGCGCAGG of the Clarias gariepinus isolate MV-2021 ecotype Netherlands chromosome 16, CGAR_prim_01v2, whole genome shotgun sequence genome contains:
- the amn gene encoding protein amnionless, which codes for MMATKQDLFILLSMLSSACALYKQWVPDTNFENATNWDKGSVPCGSDKVIFPPHGKVAVYVEGAHTLSEMFLPVEGEFILASGSGFSIREGQDPSCGTGSTKTFKDPDSLEWFDPALWKAASSLDDLQSGPYIFSVDDEAVPCQHDDVVFRAGSSFRVKLSAHDGSISVKSVSVLGKKFHDNSDFTQYASSQLGKLQFHGSSAVSVSGSACGDITGCVCENSGNHDLICSKVTCPPLHCKKPLEPVGHCCYVCGAIVTIHFSKTFGLESYRQRLQHLFLSLSKYKSIHMALSKVLKPQRLMQIIPYGNTQVIQVVLLEENTGSQSGKLAEALARDILKDIADQGSHLGIDSADFYGSSGASSGDVSGLSGGEVTGIILGILALVAFLALFIVLQRRGMLRVPRLPRLSSWRKSSEIGDLGGPLDHNFDNPMFEKQNPEIPGLYGTESLGGITLTHSGVHFVNPVYDETDFNA